The nucleotide window CTATAACTATTGTTGGTGCACCGTAAAAAAGATCAAGCATCTCATTGCTGCACATTTTCTGTGTTATTTCATCTTTGGAACTCTTACCCGCCTCTTTTGCAAGTATATTTAATTTATCTATGAGTTCTCTGTTCTGAATGGCAGTAAAAAACCATGGCTGTGTATTATGCCCTGTCGGCGCCCAATTTCCGGCCTCAAGTATTAGTTCCAGCTCCTCGTCTTTTATCTGCTCATCTCTTCTGAATGCTTTTGTTGTTCTTCTAGATTTTATTGTCTCCAGTACATTATTCATATTTTCGTCCCTTCTGCCCTTTTGCTTTTTCTTATATTATAAGCAGAAATGATGAGAAAA belongs to Sebaldella sp. S0638 and includes:
- a CDS encoding nitroreductase codes for the protein MNNVLETIKSRRTTKAFRRDEQIKDEELELILEAGNWAPTGHNTQPWFFTAIQNRELIDKLNILAKEAGKSSKDEITQKMCSNEMLDLFYGAPTIVIVSYEKEDLTPIEDVSAASQNMLLAAESLNIASCWNGIVRMFFSQMSNGQKEEFGIPENYIPHIVLALGYPKIKVMNIPQRNKNYSKIIK